A genomic stretch from Microtus pennsylvanicus isolate mMicPen1 chromosome 9, mMicPen1.hap1, whole genome shotgun sequence includes:
- the LOC142857721 gene encoding uncharacterized protein LOC142857721: MLLLLSLLPLLLPPLLLPPPPLVLLLLLLLLHDSCFLPLSRHQLQTLEVRNMPFSLGYWFT; encoded by the coding sequence ATGCTGTTGCTACTGTCGCTGCTGCCTCTCctgctgccgccgctgctgctgccgccgccgcctctggtcttgcttttgcttttacttCTTCTGCATGACAGTTGTTTTCTTCCTCTAAGCAGACACCAGCTTCAGACGCTTGAGGTGAGAAACATGCCTTTCAGTTTGGGATACTGGTTTACTTAA